From the Verrucomicrobiota bacterium genome, one window contains:
- a CDS encoding PD40 domain-containing protein codes for MRMHRTRALSAAVTAVLLFGMATAALATEWQVQPLISTPANEYFPVWSPDGQQVAYISDAAGVRQVFIANADGTGAWQVTSDPNGAFEVVWAPDSQWLVYSQSESSPKDLIKVVLNETRDAVASTLNLTNEGAPAYYTEWREQQVSPDGLMIVAVRVYNSRYYLHVVNADGTNLHAVGNPLYARHPSWKPDGSVIAYGYSTTSTGLSSIYTVEPDGASNGVLVDSSQTGQHIVALGWSPDGTAIAFSRGQTTTSFVGVVIFLEGGFTVSTLEAAPAGFVQPTITGPADIWSPDGSRLLYNTWENYTWPYLYVINKDGTGKELITSEGNNTRARFGPTGSVIFQTDRAGNWDIYVSTSNRPPVADAGGPYIAPATSWDGAAVELDGTASSDPDGDLLAYSWKIGEEEIGTDAVVTCQFPIGLTDVTLTVTDPSGLSGTAQTTVTVTVIDVQIDIRPGTDVNRINLNSNGILPVVFLTDEVIDAATIDPMTVTMAGLDFGGMIRVRGNRNPQPAAWLLDVDEDGDDDLLVHVEIENLNLDPTDTVCVFGALTYEGLVVQGQDDIVIWPTW; via the coding sequence ATGAGGATGCACCGAACTCGGGCTCTGTCCGCCGCGGTGACTGCTGTGCTGCTGTTCGGCATGGCGACCGCCGCGCTGGCGACAGAATGGCAAGTCCAGCCGCTGATCAGCACGCCGGCGAATGAGTATTTCCCCGTCTGGTCGCCCGACGGGCAGCAGGTGGCCTACATCTCGGACGCCGCGGGCGTCCGGCAGGTCTTTATTGCCAACGCCGACGGCACGGGCGCGTGGCAGGTCACCAGCGACCCAAACGGCGCCTTCGAGGTTGTCTGGGCGCCGGACTCGCAGTGGCTCGTCTACTCGCAGAGCGAGTCGAGCCCGAAGGACCTGATCAAGGTCGTGCTCAACGAGACGCGCGACGCCGTGGCCTCGACGCTCAATCTGACGAATGAGGGTGCCCCAGCCTACTACACCGAGTGGCGCGAGCAACAGGTCTCGCCCGACGGGCTGATGATCGTCGCGGTTCGCGTGTACAACTCGAGGTACTATCTCCACGTCGTGAATGCCGACGGCACGAACCTGCACGCGGTCGGGAATCCCCTCTATGCGCGTCATCCGAGCTGGAAGCCGGACGGCTCGGTGATCGCCTATGGGTACTCGACCACTTCGACGGGTCTGTCTTCCATCTATACCGTCGAGCCGGACGGCGCCAGCAACGGCGTGCTGGTCGATAGCTCGCAGACCGGCCAACATATCGTGGCCCTCGGGTGGTCGCCCGACGGCACGGCGATCGCCTTCAGCCGTGGCCAGACGACCACGTCGTTCGTGGGCGTCGTCATCTTCCTCGAAGGGGGTTTCACGGTCTCGACGCTCGAAGCGGCGCCCGCCGGATTCGTTCAGCCCACGATCACAGGGCCGGCCGACATCTGGTCTCCGGATGGCAGCAGGCTCCTGTACAACACGTGGGAGAACTACACCTGGCCCTACCTCTACGTGATCAACAAGGACGGCACGGGCAAGGAGCTCATCACGAGCGAGGGCAACAACACACGCGCCCGCTTCGGCCCCACCGGCAGCGTCATCTTCCAGACCGACCGCGCCGGCAACTGGGACATCTACGTATCCACCTCGAACCGGCCGCCGGTGGCTGACGCGGGCGGGCCATACATCGCCCCGGCCACTTCGTGGGACGGCGCAGCCGTTGAGCTCGACGGCACGGCCTCGTCCGATCCGGACGGCGATTTGCTCGCCTATAGCTGGAAGATCGGCGAGGAGGAGATCGGCACGGACGCGGTCGTCACCTGCCAGTTCCCGATCGGTTTGACCGACGTGACCCTCACCGTGACGGACCCGAGCGGCCTGAGCGGTACGGCTCAGACGACGGTGACGGTGACCGTCATCGACGTGCAGATCGACATCCGGCCCGGGACCGACGTCAACCGCATCAACCTGAACTCGAACGGGATCCTGCCGGTGGTGTTCCTGACCGACGAGGTGATTGACGCGGCGACAATCGATCCGATGACTGTCACGATGGCCGGACTCGATTTCGGCGGCATGATCAGGGTCCGTGGTAACCGCAATCCTCAGCCGGCGGCGTGGCTGCTCGACGTGGACGAGGACGGCGAC